One Salarias fasciatus chromosome 22, fSalaFa1.1, whole genome shotgun sequence DNA segment encodes these proteins:
- the LOC115380880 gene encoding 1-acylglycerol-3-phosphate O-acyltransferase ABHD5-like, whose amino-acid sequence MRRMAEEIQPIQEQSSWILSWLPSWCPTSPSQLKEAEEKMLKTVKSPFSRQHVRISSSNYLWTLAFSSQPQPPARARTPLVLLHGFGGGVGLWAQNLDRLSGGRTVYALDLLGFGRSSRPHFSTSAEGAEEQFVAALEEWREKVGLEAMVLLGHNLGGYLAAAYTLRHPHRVERLLLVEPWGFPARPENKNHASIPVWIRLMGAVMSPFNPLAGLRLAGPLGPMLVQTIRSDFKQKYSSVFDDNTVSDYIYHLNAQTPSGETAFRNMTIPYGWAQRPMLERIGLVRADIPISFIYGSRSSIDSDSGYAFKKIRPDVEIKVIRGAGHYVFADQPEDFNQTVLQILDGAETDGKDKGVKQ is encoded by the exons ATGAGACGGATGGCTGAGGAGATACAACCCATCCAGGAGCAGAG CTCCTGGATACTGAGTTGGCTTCCCTCCTGGTGCCCGACATCCCCTTctcagctgaaagaggcggAGGAGAAAATGCTGAAGA ctgtgaaGAGTCCTTTCTCCAGGCAGCACGTCCGGATATCCAGCAGCAACTACCTGTGGACCCTCGCCTTTTCCAGCCAGCCGCAGCCCCCGGCCCGGGCCAGGAcccctctggttctgctgcacGGCTTCGGAGGAGGGGTCGGCCTCTGGGCCCAGAACCTGGACCGCCTCTCCGGCGGCCGTACGGTCTACGCCCTCGACCTGCTGGGCTTCGGCCGGAGCAGCCGCCCCCACTTCAGCACCAGCGCCGAGGGGGCCGAGGAGCAGTTCGTGGCGGccctggaggagtggagggagaaGGTGGGGCTGGAGGCAATGGTGCTGCTGGGACACAACCTCGGAGGATACCTGGCTGCAGCGTACACGCTCAGACACCCACACAG GGtggagcggctgctgctggtggagccgTGGGGATTTCCAGCTCGACCCGAAAACAAAAATCACGCCTCCATCCCAGTGTGGATCAGATTAATGGGCGCCGTCATGAGTCCCTTCAACCCTTTGGCAGGACTCAGGCTGGCCGGACCTTTGG GTCCAATGCTGGTCCAGACCATCCGGTCAGACTTCAAGCAGAAGTATTCGTCTGTGTTTGACGACAACACTGTGTCCGACTACATCTACCACCTGAACGCCCAGACGCCAAG CGGCGAGACGGCCTTCAGGAACATGACCATTCCCTACGGCTGGGCTCAGAGGCCCATGCTGGAGAGGATCGGCCTGGTCAGAGCGGACATTCCCATCTCCTTCATCTACGGATCGCGCTCCAGCATTGACAGCGACTCCGGATACGCGTTCAAGAAAATCAGACCAGATGTGGAAATCAAA GTGATCAGGGGAGCCGGTCATTACGTGTTCGCCGACCAGCCGGAAGACTTCAACCAGACGGTCCTTCAGATTCTGGACGGCGCGGAGACGGATGGGAAAGACAAGGGAGTGAAGCAGTGA